Proteins encoded within one genomic window of Saccharomyces paradoxus chromosome V, complete sequence:
- the HEM14 gene encoding oxygen-dependent protoporphyrinogen oxidase (Protoporphyrinogen oxidase~similar to YER014W), translating to MLLPLTKLKPRAKVAVVGGGVSGLCFTYFLSKLRPDVEITLFESQNRTGGWIYSCTTKDMSGKPIMVEKGPRTLRGVSDGTVLIMDTLRDLGKEAVVQRIDKGCIADRKFLLDPSDRLVQVPDSISTTIKFLLNPLGKGLITGMMGEWFRKKSPHPGEDESVESICYRRFGNNYISNNMISALLRGIYGDDVALLSAKRTFKKIYYNELKHGSNTQAMIDNIREKSKSKKTKSLHQSLTGCLSDYSNALGKDKSKLLDLSNTLKKYPMLGLAGGLETFPKIVRNALNEFSNVKIITGNAVTQIMERPANETTIGLRVKSGDKYEGFDHLRLTITPPNIAKLLPKDKNPLSKLLDEIQSNTIILVNYYLPNKDVLDADLHGFGYLVPKSNKNPGKLLGVIFDSVIERNFKPLFDKFSANPNALKKYTKVTAMIGGCMLNEHGVPVVPSKEVTISAVKDALNHHLGISNKDLEAGQWEFTIADKCLPRFHVGYDAWQDKAERKFQETYGQTVSLGGMGFSRSPGVPDVIVDGFKDALQLSK from the coding sequence ATGCTATTACCATTAACAAAGCTAAAACCGAGAGCGAAAGTTGCTGTTGTAGGAGGAGGCGTTTCAGGACTATGTTTTACGTATTTTTTAAGCAAGTTAAGACCAGATGTTGAAATCACACTGTTCGAATCACAGAATAGAACCGGGGGTTGGATATATTCTTGTACTACAAAAGACATGAGCGGGAAGCCAATTATGGTAGAGAAGGGACCCAGAACATTGAGGGGCGTATCAGACGGTACTGTTCTGATTATGGATACCCTTAGAGACTTGGGCAAAGAAGCTGTTGTCCAAAGGATTGATAAAGGTTGTATTGCAGACAGAAAGTTTCTGCTAGATCCTAGTGATAGACTGGTACAGGTTCCTGACTCCATATCGACAACAATTAAATTTCTTCTGAATCCGTTGGGAAAAGGACTTATTACAGGTATGATGGGAGAATGGTTCAGGAAGAAATCGCCACATCCTGGCGAAGACGAAAGCGTTGAATCCATTTGTTATAGAAGGTTTGGCAATAACTACATATCAAACAATATGATCAGTGCCTTACTAAGAGGTATTTATGGAGATGATGTTGCCCTACTAAGCGCGAAGAGGACGtttaagaaaatatattaCAACGAACTTAAGCATGGATCGAATACGCAAGCTATGATTGATAATATACGTGAAAAGTctaaaagtaaaaaaacGAAGAGTCTTCATCAGTCTCTAACCGGCTGTCTTAGCGATTACTCAAATGCGCTTGGAAAGGATAAGTCAAAGTTATTAGACTTATCAAACACACTAAAGAAATATCCCATGTTAGGCCTCGCTGGAGGTTTGGAAACATTTCCCAAGATAGTCAGAAATGCTTTGAACGAGTTTAGCAACGTCAAAATAATTACTGGTAATGCGGTGACGCAAATAATGGAGCGCCCTGCTAATGAAACGACAATCGGATTGAGAGTGAAGTCTGGCGACAAATACGAAGGATTCGACCATTTAAGGCTTACAATAACACCACCAAACATCGCTAAGTTGCTACCGAAGGATAAGAATCCATTATCCAAGTTGTTAGATGAGATCCAATCAAACACAATAATTTTGGTTAATTATTATTTGCCAAATAAAGATGTACTGGATGCCGATCTGCATGGATTTGGATACTTGGTGCCCAAATCTAATAAGAATCCAGGAAAACTGCTTGGTGTAATTTTTGATTCTGTTATcgaaagaaatttcaaaccACTTTTTGACAAGTTCTCTGCAAACCCGAACGCCCTCAAGAAATACACAAAAGTGACTGCGATGATAGGCGGTTGCATGCTGAACGAACATGGTGTGCCTGTAGTACCATCTAAGGAAGTAACCATCAGTGCAGTCAAAGATGCGCTGAACCATCACCTCGGTATCAGCAACAAGGACCTGGAAGCCGGTCAATGGGAATTCACTATCGCTGATAAATGCCTACCAAGATTTCATGTAGGTTACGACGCATGGCAAGATAAGGCTGAAAGGAAGTTTCAAGAAACCTATGGCCAAACAGTTTCACTGGGTGGAATGGGGTTCTCTAGAAGTCCCGGTGTCCCCGACGTTATTGTAGACGGCTTTAAAGACGCCTTACAACTCAGCAAATAA
- the PRE1 gene encoding proteasome core particle subunit beta 4 (Beta 4 subunit of the 20S proteasome~similar to YER012W), which produces MDIILGIRVQDSVILASSKAVTRGISVLKDSDDKTRQLSPHTLMSFAGEAGDTVQFAEYIQANIQLYSIREDYELSPQAVSSFVRQELAKSIRSRKPYQVNVLIGGYDKKKNKPELYQIDYLGTKVELPYGAHGYSGFYTFSLLDHHYRPDMTTEEGLDLLKLCVKELEKRMPMDFKGVIVKVVDKDGIRQVDDFQTQ; this is translated from the coding sequence ATGGATATTATTTTAGGCATTCGTGTACAGGATTCTGTCATTCTAGCGTCCTCTAAGGCAGTCACAAGAGGTATTTCGGTTTTAAAAGATTCAGATGATAAAACAAGACAACTATCGCCACACACACTGATGAGTTTTGCTGGTGAGGCTGGTGATACCGTTCAATTCGCCGAATATATTCAAGCCAACATCCAATTATACTCCATTAGGGAAGATTATGAGCTTTCTCCACAAGCAGTATCTAGTTTTGTTAGACAGGAATTAGCCAAATCAATTAGATCGAGAAAGCCTTACCAAGTCAACGTATTGATTGGAGGCTatgacaaaaagaaaaataaaccAGAACTATATCAAATTGACTACTTGGGTACCAAAGTCGAATTACCCTATGGTGCTCATGGTTATTCAGGGTTTTAcacattttctttactaGATCATCATTATAGACCTGACATGACTACTGAGGAGGGCTTAGATTTACTAAAACTTTGTGTAAAAGagcttgaaaaaagaatgccAATGGATTTCAAGGGCGTCATTGTTAAAGTTGTGGATAAAGATGGCATAAGACAAGTGGATGATTTCCAGACACAGTGA
- the FAA2 gene encoding medium-chain fatty acid-CoA ligase FAA2 (Medium chain fatty acyl-CoA synthetase~similar to YER015W) — MPAPDYALTDLIESDPRFESLKTRLAGYTKGSDEYIEELYSQLPLTSYPRYKTFLKKQAVAISNSDNESGFSPIYRSSLSSENLISCVDKNLRTAYDHFMFSARRWPQRDCLGSRPIDKATGTWEETYRFEPYSTVSKRCHNIGSGILSLVNTKRKRPLEANDFVVAILSHNNPEWILTDLACQAYSLTNTALYETLGPKTSEYILNLTEAPILIFAKSNMYHVLKMLPDMKFVNTLVCMDELTNTELNVLNESLLPIKCNSLNERITFFSLEQVEQVGRFNEIPAIPPTPDSLYTISFTSGTTGLPKGVEMSHRNIASGIAFAFSTFRVPPDERNQQLHDMCFLPLAHIFERMVIAYDLAIGFGIGFLHRPDPTVLVEDLKILKPYAIALVPRILTRFEAGIKNALDKSAVQRNVANTILDSKSARFTAKGGPDKSIMNFLVYHRVLIDKIRDSLGLSNNSFIITGSAPISKDTLLFLRSALDIGIRQGYGLTETFAGVCLSEPFEKDVGSCGAIGISAECRLKSVPEMGYHADKDLRGELQVRGPQVFERYFKNADETSKAIDQDGWFSTGDVAFIDGKGRINVIDRVKNFFKLAHGEYIAPEKIENIYLSSCPYITQIFVFGDPLKTFLVGIVGVDVDAAQPILATKHPEVKTWTKEVLVENLNRNTKLKKEFLNKINKCIDGLQGFEKLHNIKVGLDPLTLEDDVVTPTFKIKRAKASKFFKVTLDQLYDEGSLIKAEKL; from the coding sequence ATGCCCGCTCCAGATTATGCTCTTACCGATTTGATTGAATCGGATCCTCGTTTTGAAAGCTTGAAAACAAGGTTAGCTGGTTACACCAAGGGCTCTGATGAATACATTGAGGAGCTATACTCCCAATTACCATTGACTAGCTACCCAAGGTATAAAacctttttgaagaaacaagCGGTTGCGATTTCAAATTCGGATAATGAGTCTGGCTTTAGCCCAATTTACAGGAGTTCCCTTTCCTCTGAAAATCTGATCAGCTGTgttgataaaaatttaagGACCGCGTACGACCACTTCATGTTTTCTGCTAGGAGGTGGCCTCAACGTGACTGCTTAGGTTCAAGGCCAATTGATAAAGCTACAGGTACCTGGGAGGAAACATACCGTTTTGAGCCGTATTCCACAGTATCTAAAAGATGTCATAATATCGGAAGTGGTATATTGTCCTTGGTAAACACGAAAAGGAAACGCCCTTTGGAAGCCAATGACTTTGTTGTTGCTATCCTGTCACACAACAATCCTGAATGGATCCTGACAGATTTGGCCTGTCAAGCGTATTCTCTAACCAATACGGCTTTGTACGAAACGCTAGGTCCAAAAACCTCCGAGTACATTTTAAATTTAACCGAAGCCCCCATTCTTATTTTTGCGAAATCCAATATGTATCATGTTTTGAAGATGCTACCTGATATGAAATTTGTCAATACTCTAGTTTGTATGGACGAACTAACTAATACTGAGCTTAATGTGCTAAACGAATCACTGCTACCCATCAAGTGTAACTCtttaaatgaaagaatcacttttttttcactggAGCAAGTAGAGCAAGTTGGTCGCTTTAATGAAATTCCTGCAATTCCGCCTACACCAGATTCCTTGTATACTATTTCGTTTACTTCTGGTACCACGGGTTTACCTAAAGGTGTAGAAATGTCTCACAGAAATATTGCGTCTGGGATAGCATTTGCTTTTTCCACTTTTAGAGTACCGCCAGATGAAAGAAACCAACAATTGCATGATATGTGTTTTCTGCCATTGGctcatatttttgaaagaatggTTATTGCCTATGATCTAGCCATCGGGTTTGGGATAGGCTTTTTGCATAGACCGGACCCAACTGTATTGGTGGAGGATTTGAAGATCTTGAAACCTTATGCAATTGCTTTGGTTCCTAGAATATTGACACGGTTCGAAGCAGGTATAAAGAATGCTTTGGATAAATCTGCTGTACAGAGAAATGTGGCAAATACTATATTGGATTCCAAGTCAGCCAGATTTACTGCGAAAGGTGGTCCAGATAAATCGATTATGAACTTTCTAGTTTACCATCGCGTACTGATTGATAAAATTAGAGACTCTTTAGGTTTGTCCAATAACTCATTTATAATTACCGGATCTGCCCCCATATCTAAGGACACGTTGCTTTTTTTAAGGAGTGCCTTGGATATTGGTATAAGGCAAGGCTACGGCTTAACCGAAACTTTTGCTGGTGTCTGTTTGAGCGaaccatttgaaaaagatgttGGATCATGTGGTGCCATAGGTATTTCCGCAGAATGTAGATTGAAGTCTGTCCCAGAAATGGGTTACCATGCCGACAAGGATTTAAGAGGTGAGCTACAGGTTCGTGGTCCACAGGTTTTTGAAAggtatttcaaaaatgcaGATGAAACTTCAAAAGCTATTGATCAAGATGGTTGGTTTTCTACCGGAGATGTTGCATTTATCGACGGGAAAGGCCGTATCAACGTCATTGATCGAGTcaagaactttttcaagttAGCACACGGCGAATACATTGCTCCagagaaaattgaaaacatttATTTATCATCATGTCCTTATATCACGCaaatatttgtttttggGGATCCTTTAAAGACATTTTTAGTTGGGATTGTTGGTGTTGATGTTGATGCGGCCCAACCAATTTTGGCTACAAAGCACCCAGAGGTGAAAACATGGACTAAGGAAGTGCTAGTAGAAAACCTAAACCGTAATACAAAGCTAAAGAAGGAATTTTTaaacaaaatcaataaatGCATCGATGGGCTAcaaggatttgaaaaattgcaCAACATCAAAGTTGGACTTGACCCTTTAACTCTCGAGGACGATGTTGTTACGCCAACTTTTAAAATAAAGCGTGCTAAAgcctcaaaatttttcaaagttacATTAGACCAGCTATATGACGAAGGCTCATTAATCAAGGCAGAAAAACTTTAG
- the PRP22 gene encoding DEAH-box ATP-dependent RNA helicase PRP22 (DEAH-box RNA-dependent ATPase/ATP-dependent RNA helicase~similar to YER013W): MSDISKLIGAVVGSDDPVIIEFVLNIINKSANLQEFIQNIQKLDAGISYEDSTKMYDAFSGKQEKEKIRSTVIDPPLSQKVHQVLKDDVNLDDPVVTEFVLSILNKSKSITEFQGQLNSMQSGLDNETIFKIYQIASPPVIKEEASVFPSTKIPIKIEEIREETQRIESLDPSPVLHKVYEGRVRNITSFGCFVQIFGTQMKNCDGLVHISEISEQRTLDPHDVVKQGQHVFVEVIKIQNNRKISLSMKNVDQHSGETSKTNNESVEDRGRSRDTQTSRKMKNKIKRRALTSPERWEIRQLIASGAASIDDYPELKDEIPINTSYLTAKREEGSIINTETENVDSKPKEEQEKNETDEIDVELNTDDGPKFLKDQQVKGAKKYEMPKITKVHRGFMNRSAMNGSNAIRDHREEKLRKKREIEQQIRKQQAFDDPTKNRKDSRNEIQTLRNKLVVTEWERNRMNEPISYGKRTSMPISVQRQTLPVYAMRSELMRAVRENQFLVIVGETGSGKTTQITQYLDEEGFSNYGMIGCTQPRRVAAVSVAKRVAEEVGCKVGHDVGYTIRFEDVTSPNTRIKYMTDGMLQREALLDPEMSKYSVIMLDEAHERTVATDVLFALLKKAAIKRPELKVIVTSATLNSAKFSEYFLNCPIINIPGKTFPVEVLYSQTPQMDYIEAALDCVIDIHINEGPGDILVFLTGQEEIDSCCEILYDRVKTLGDSIGELLILPVYSALPSEIQSKIFEPTPKGSRKVVFATNIAETSITIDGIYYVVDPGFAKINIYNARAGIEQLIVSPISQAQANQRKGRAGRTGPGKCYRLYTESAFYNEMLENTVPEIQRQNLSHTILMLKAMGINDLLKFDFMDPPPKNLMLNALTELYHLQSLDDEGKLTKLGKEMSLFPMDPTLSRSLLSSVDKQCSDEIVTIISMLSVQNVFYRPKDKQLEADNKKAKFHHPYGDHLTLLNVYTRWKQANYSEQYCKTNFLHFRHLKRARDVKSQISMIFKKMGLRLISCHSDPDLVRKTFVSGFFMNAAKRDSQVGYKTINGGTEVGIHPSSSLYGKEYEYVIYHSIVLTSREYMSQVTSIEPQWLLEVAPHFYKAGDAESQSRKRAKIIPLHNKFAKDQNSWRLSSIRQSRERALGIKR, from the coding sequence ATGTCTGATATATCGAAACTAATAGGAGCTGTGGTGGGATCTGATGACCCCGTGATCATTGAATTTGTACTGAACATTATAAATAAGTCCGCCAATTTGCAAGAGTTTATAcaaaatatccaaaaattggatGCCGGCATATCCTACGAGGACAGTACCAAGATGTATGATGCATTCTCAGGAAAgcaggaaaaagaaaaaatacgaaGTACAGTTATAGATCCACCGTTAAGTCAAAAAGTTCATCAAGTGCTGAAAGATGACGTTAATTTGGATGACCCTGTTGTGACTGAATTTGTTCTTAGCATTTTGAATAAATCTAAATCAATAACTGAGTTCCAGGGACAACTGAATTCGATGCAAAGCGGACTCGATAATGAAacaatcttcaaaatatatcaaattGCATCACCACCagtaataaaagaagaagcttcTGTTTTTCCAAGCACTAAGATCCCAATTAAGATAGAAGAAATCCGGGAAGAAACACAAAGAATAGAAAGTTTAGACCCTAGCCCTGTCCTTCATAAAGTTTATGAAGGTAGAGTGAGAAACATAACTTCTTTTGGCTGTTTTGTCCAAATTTTTGGGACACAGATGAAGAACTGCGATGGTTTAGTTCATATTTCAGAAATTTCAGAACAAAGAACATTGGATCCACACGATGTTGTGAAACAAGGCCAACACGTATTTGTCGAAGTgataaaaattcaaaataatagaaaaatatcGCTCTCGATGAAAAATGTTGATCAACATAGTGGAGAAACCagcaaaacaaataatgaaaGCGTCGAAGATAGAGGTAGATCCAGGGACACTCAAACAAgcaggaaaatgaaaaataaaattaaaagGCGCGCATTGACTTCACCGGAAAGATGGGAAATTCGGCAACTCATTGCTAGTGGTGCTGCTTCCATTGATGATTATCCCGAATTGAAAGATGAAATACCCATAAACACTTCCTATTTGACCGCAAAAAGGGAAGAGGGTAGTATCATCAACACTGAGACAGAGAACGTGGACTCAAAACcgaaagaagaacaagaaaaaaatgagacGGATGAAATTGATGTTGAGCTAAATACAGATGATGGGCCCAAGTTTTTAAAGGATCAGCAAGTCAAGGGGGCCAAGAAATATGAAATGCCTAAAATTACGAAAGTTCACAGAGGATTTATGAATCGTTCAGCAATGAACGGCTCAAATGCAATAAGAGATCacagagaagaaaaattaaggaaaaagaGAGAGATTGAACAACAAATTAGGAAGCAACAAGCATTCGATGATCCCACGAAGAACAGAAAGGATTCCAGGAACGAAATTCAAACGTTGAGAAATAAGCTGGTCGTTACCGAATGGGAAAGAAACAGGATGAATGAACCTATCTCATACGGCAAAAGAACTTCCATGCCAATCAGTGTACAGCGTCAAACTTTGCCTGTATATGCGATGAGATCAGAATTGATGCGCGCTGTGCGTGAAAATCAATTTTTGGTCATTGTTGGTGAGACAGGCTCGGGTAAAACCACTCAGATTACTCAATACTTAGATGAAGAAGGGTTTAGTAACTATGGGATGATCGGATGTACCCAACCTCGTAGGGTTGCTGCTGTGTCTGTTGCTAAAAGGGTAGCTGAAGAAGTTGGCTGCAAAGTTGGCCATGACGTTGGTTATACTATTAGGTTCGAAGATGTCACTAGCCCGAATACCAGAATAAAATATATGACTGATGGTATGTTACAAAGAGAGGCGTTGTTAGATCCTGAGATGTCAAAATATTCTGTTATCATGTTAGATGAGGCTCACGAAAGAACCGTGGCAACTGATGTTTTATTTgcattgttgaagaaagCGGCCATTAAAAGGCCAGAGTTAAAAGTAATAGTCACATCCGCCACTTTGAACTCTGCTAAATTTTCTGAATATTTCTTAAATTGTCCAATTATTAATATACCTGGTAAGACGTTTCCCGTGGAGGTGCTCTACTCACAGACGCCCCAAATGGATTATATAGAGGCAGCTTTGGATTGTGTAATCGACATCCATATTAATGAAGGGCCAGGTGATATTTTAGTCTTTCTGACCGGACAGGAAGAAATAGACTCATGCTGTGAAATTTTATATGATAGGGTAAAAACTTTGGGTGATAGCATTGGCGAATTACTGATTTTACCTGTTTATTCTGCTTTACCAAGTGAAATCCAatcgaaaatttttgaaccCACTCCAAAGGGCAGTAGAAAAGTTGTATTTGCTACAAATATTGCAGAAACTTCCATCACTATTGATGGCATTTATTATGTCGTAGACCCTGGATTTGCAAAAATCAACATTTATAATGCTAGAGCAGGTATCGAGCAGTTGATAGTGTCTCCAATCTCTCAAGCACAGgcaaatcaaagaaaaggtaGGGCGGGGAGAACAGGTCCTGGGAAATGCTATCGACTCTATACAGAATCCGCATTTTACAATGAAATGTTAGAAAACACGGTTCCagaaattcaaagacaaaatCTTTCTCATACTATTTTAATGCTAAAGGCCATGGGAATTAAtgatttattgaaatttgaCTTCATGGACCCACCGCCCAAAAATTTAATGCTTAACGCGCTGACAGAATTATACCACTTACAATCACTGGATGACGAGGGAAAATTAACAAAACTAGGTAAAGAGATGTCATTGTTTCCAATGGATCCCACTCTATCACGCTCCTTATTATCATCTGTTGATAAACAGTGTTCCGATGAAATTGTTACTATAATTTCAATGTTGTCAGTACAGAACGTTTTCTATCGTCCGAAAGATAAGCAATTGGAAGCCGATAACAAGAAGGCAAAGTTCCATCACCCATATGGTGACCATTTAACATTATTGAACGTTTACACTAGATGGAAACAGGCAAATTACTCAGAACAGTATTGCAAAACAAACTTTTTGCACTTTAGGCATTTGAAAAGAGCCAGAGATGTTAAAAGCCAAATCAGCATGATATTTAAGAAAATGGGACTAAGGTTGATAAGCTGTCATAGTGATCCTGATTTAGTTCGTAAAACATTTGTATCGGGGTTCTTCATGAATGCTGCAAAGCGAGACTCACAGGTGGGTTATAAAACCATCAATGGTGGTACAGAGGTTGGGATACATCCTTCGAGTTCATTGTACGGAAAAGAGTATGAATACGTGATATACCATAGTATTGTACTAACTAGCCGGGAATACATGTCACAGGTAACAAGCATTGAGCCCCAATGGCTCCTGGAAGTAGCACCTCATTTTTATAAAGCTGGAGATGCTGAAAGTCAATCTAGGAAGAGAGCAAAAATCATTCCATTGCATAATAAATTTGCCAAGGATCAAAATTCATGGAGACTGAGCTCAATAAGACAGTCAAGGGAAAGGGCATTAGGTATCAAGAGATAA
- the BIM1 gene encoding microtubule-binding protein BIM1 (Microtubule plus end-tracking protein~similar to YER016W) has protein sequence MAKKTLETGQKILKTGTKERTTFHQIRYEAMSAGIGESRTELLTWLNGLLNLNYKKIEECGTGAAYCQIMDSIYGDLPMNRVKFNATAEYEFQTNYKILQSCFSRHGIEKTVYVDKLIRCKFQDNLEFLQWLKKHWIRHKDESVYDPDARRKYRPIITNNSAIKTRTVSNPTTAKRSSSTGTGSAVPGGLTTRHSSLGINSSRKTSVTQGQLVAIQAELSKSQETIGSLNEEIEQYKGTVSTLEIEREFYFNKLRDIEILVHTTQDLINEGVYKFNDETITGHGNGNGGALLRFVKKVESILYATAEGFEMNDDEDELGGKNVGEHGTVPNEGGYENINGSVNGDEGSNHDVIMQNDGSNVGMSNNLIIDEETF, from the coding sequence ATGGCGAAAAAAACACTTGAAACAGgtcaaaaaatcttgaagaCAGgtacaaaagaaaggacAACATTCCACCAAATCAGGTACGAAGCAATGAGTGCGGGTATCGGAGAATCACGTACAGAGTTGCTTACATGGCTGAATGGGCTCCTTAACTtgaattacaaaaaaatcgaGGAATGTGGGACGGGAGCAGCATATTGCCAAATAATGGATTCAATTTATGGAGATTTGCCCATGAACAGAGTAAAGTTCAATGCCACGGCAGAATATGAGTTTCAAACGAActataaaattttacagAGTTGCTTTAGTAGACATGGAATCGAGAAAACAGTGTACGTTGATAAATTAATCAGATGTAAATTTCAAGATAATTTAGAGTTCTTGCAATGGTTGAAAAAACACTGGATTCGACATAAAGATGAAAGCGTGTATGATCCAGATGCAAGACGTAAGTATCGTCCCATTATAACGAATAATAGCGCAATCAAAACCCGTACAGTATCCAATCCTACCACCGCAAAAAGGTCATCAAGCACAGGGACAGGCAGCGCCGTACCAGGAGGATTAACAACAAGACATTCTTCACTGGGAATAAACAGCAGCAGAAAAACCAGTGTCACACAAGGTCAGCTGGTAGCAATACAAGCGGAATTATCCAAATCTCAGGAAACAATTGGTTCATTGAATGAAGAGATAGAACAGTACAAAGGAACAGTAAGCACTCTAGAGATTGAAAGGGAATTTTACTTCAACAAACTGCGTGACATAGAGATCCTCGTCCACACTACACAAGATCTAATAAATGAAGGTGTTTATAAATTCAATGATGAGACCATCACCGGCCACGGTAATGGCAATGGGGGAGCACTATTAAGATTCGTAAAAAAGGTGGAAAGCATTTTGTATGCTACTGCGGAAGGATTTGAAAtgaatgatgatgaggatgaattGGGTGGTAAAAATGTGGGTGAACATGGAACTGTACCGAACGAGGGCGGCtatgaaaatatcaatggCAGTGTCAATGGTGACGAGGGTAGTAACCATGATGTGATAATGCAGAATGACGGAAGTAACGTTGGCATGAGCAA